The region GTTGCAAGGGAGGCAAGGCAGAAAGGCTTCACCAAGATAACCACTCTTGCTCCTGAAGTTATTTAAGGAGGGCTGCTAATGGCTGCTAAGAAGAAGTTCAAGATAAAGGCCGGCGACAAGGTTATTGTTATCGCCGGTAAAGATAAGGGTAAAGTAGGTAAGGTTTTGAAGGTTCTCCCTGAGAAGGAGAGGGTGATAGTTGAAGGTGTAAGAATCGTTAAGAAGCACGTTAGGCCCTCTCAAACCAACCCCGAGGGCGGCATCATAGAGAAAGAGGCCCCCATACACATCAGCAACGTTATGCTTGTTGACCCCAAGACTGGCGAGCCCACAAGGGTTGGCATAAAGTTTGTAGACGGCAAAAAGGTTCGTTACGCTA is a window of Thermovibrio ammonificans HB-1 DNA encoding:
- the rplX gene encoding 50S ribosomal protein L24; its protein translation is MAAKKKFKIKAGDKVIVIAGKDKGKVGKVLKVLPEKERVIVEGVRIVKKHVRPSQTNPEGGIIEKEAPIHISNVMLVDPKTGEPTRVGIKFVDGKKVRYAKKSGEIIDEISKPQKAGR